A genomic window from Nostoc sp. TCL26-01 includes:
- a CDS encoding ISKra4 family transposase (programmed frameshift), with amino-acid sequence MNQDKQERIKACLQELSTLLYEEADKSKLTDLESIEKTVRSQILELVSPEIAPFFIEQKTGTKVGKTRKIKSLVGELTLKAKQLQKLGLKPRTRLSPLLQKCCLRLSANESYQKAEIEVEALTGVKVGHSTQQKLVLSQDFQLPFAKQAVSEVSVDGGKVRLRGKPKAGCYWRDYKTVRLQGIYYGAFFDDNQSLVDYVNSQRLVNPLVCLGDGHDGVWNLVKEFGKTENFERWEILDWYHLKENLYKVGGSLKRLKAAETLLWQGQIEETQALFLHCRGKQAKNFIAYLEKHRSRLVNYAYYQAEQLCSIGSGAVESAIKQIGARIKISGAQWNVDSVNHILSIRCAYLNGLLAI; translated from the exons ATGAACCAGGATAAACAAGAAAGAATCAAAGCCTGTTTACAAGAATTGTCAACACTACTGTATGAAGAAGCAGATAAAAGTAAGCTGACAGACCTCGAAAGTATAGAAAAAACAGTTCGGAGTCAAATATTAGAACTAGTCAGTCCAGAAATAGCCC CTTTTTTTATCGAACAAAAAACTGGAACAAAAGTAGGTAAAACCAGGAAAATTAAAAGCTTAGTGGGGGAACTGACTCTTAAAGCCAAACAGTTACAGAAACTGGGTTTGAAGCCAAGAACCCGGTTAAGTCCATTACTTCAAAAGTGTTGTTTAAGGCTGTCAGCTAACGAATCATACCAAAAAGCAGAAATTGAAGTTGAGGCATTGACAGGAGTCAAAGTGGGTCACTCAACGCAACAAAAATTAGTGCTGTCACAAGATTTTCAACTACCATTTGCAAAACAAGCAGTTTCAGAAGTCAGTGTAGATGGAGGAAAAGTCCGACTCAGAGGTAAACCGAAAGCAGGCTGTTACTGGCGAGACTATAAAACCGTTCGTCTGCAAGGGATTTACTATGGTGCGTTTTTTGATGACAACCAATCATTAGTTGATTATGTCAATAGCCAACGTCTGGTTAACCCGTTAGTGTGCTTGGGGGATGGTCATGATGGCGTGTGGAATCTAGTCAAAGAGTTTGGTAAAACAGAAAATTTTGAGCGTTGGGAAATCTTGGATTGGTATCACCTCAAAGAAAATCTCTATAAAGTTGGTGGTTCTTTAAAACGGCTTAAAGCTGCTGAAACGCTGTTATGGCAAGGTCAGATAGAAGAAACTCAAGCTTTATTTCTTCATTGCCGAGGTAAACAAGCGAAGAACTTCATTGCTTATCTTGAAAAACATCGCTCTCGTCTTGTCAATTATGCCTATTACCAGGCTGAACAACTTTGTTCTATTGGTTCTGGCGCAGTTGAATCTGCTATTAAACAAATTGGTGCGAGGATTAAAATTTCTGGCGCACAGTGGAATGTTGATAGTGTTAATCACATCCTCTCTATTCGTTGTGCTTATCTCAATGGTTTATTAGCTATTTGA
- a CDS encoding putative Ig domain-containing protein encodes MDIGFNIFDQGNSYLNSQYPLLDQYLFPSPEQLGRLPSSLLGVEKLDIPIFAPTTLSSTFTVNSPLSGLHPLVDTLVGASPVVSAEAVNISLLQVGKSFGDFLQQPNYLDSLQLAFGSEWEAETATAIITDLAQGHNLPAIEVVTGEELQAQGAFSQQTNTIYLAQEFVAQNPTTVIAKVLTEEIGHYLDSQLNPIDTPGDEGELFAALVDGIELTPAQLQAIKAEDDHKIVTINGQTLLVEQSVNEIVGTSGRDVLTGTALSDRIIAGAGADLITGGLGADTFVYQNIRDAGDTIKDFELRQDVIDVSQVLSGFGYQGFNPIADGYIQFSNYTGGTVVLLDSDGKGSLAARPYIYVEKVTPTDLSSYPNHFIPNPGEPPQIQASLVNDTGVSESDRLTFDSTIQGKVTTTSSLVSLKAGLNNQPVTANIFDTLQSDGSFSLTSARLRQINGGTLNDGAYTLKLQATDNQGNISSVYSFNFVLDTTAPVLNLQLDPNFDSAPVGDLQTKFEKVNLLGTTEANLAVSLQQIGVSSTSNNLGQFTFANISLIPGSNLFTVLATDLAGNQGTFSQTFQRLIQPVNAAPTNLNLNPASSAENVLANSLIGTFTTTDPDVGDTHIYSLVTGAGDTDNAAFAIVGNELRIKQSPDFETKSAYSVRVRTQDAGGLFFDKAFSISITNVNEAPTALKISNSAIAENILANSIIGTFSSTDPDISDTHSYSLISGNGDADNAAFAIANNKLQIKQSPNFEAKSAYSVRVRTTDAGGLFFDKAFDINITNVNEAPAIALPQSQSVAENTNLIINGISISDVDAGSGKLQVTVAANQGVLTLVQTTELTFITGDGNTDGSLTFTGTLTAINQALTGLIYRGNPSFSGNDTITVTVNDLGNSGSGGALTATNSLNVTVNSSGIVLREDNFFLRNYEQSITIPATTSVFSFTYSDLNFDTTDPDSIKDAFEVALVDAQGDSLVHTIKANRDAFLNITESQGVALAAGATIEGQTVKVNLAGLAPGTAKVIFRLVNNDSDTNTTVRLSNIQISPAAGITPVAVTPEVSIAAANSQINFQLLSDVSSSFTPEYRRTSFNEDTKLLYADIAVKNVGTYIVDAPLVVGIKSLSDPSVQVVGADGITPEGLPFFNLSNLVADGSLDSNEQTLARTISFFHPQQVQFDYELVFLGQLNIAPKFVSDPDVEALVGKPYIYEAKAEDANKDILTYSLLVAPEGMVIERATGKISWTPAASAVGNYSVTVQVADGRGGVDQQDFVLGVMTPPPNRSPLIISTPIVDANVNQQYKYQVVATDPDGDTLAYSLAKNPQGMLIDTQTGLITWKPPANQVGEIEVTLRVQDDKGGSTEQTFNILTQPENGNHAPVIISEPPRELLLSGTVSGSQNDQVFLVPGVIGNQVKGTFEWIFGGLGFGDGFRNEFGIYKVLNAQGQVGNLLPDDAGYSQKALASNNYQVIFRNNQQAGAKTEINLEAGSLYGFYIIADNTTANFVSLNPNNLITTEPLAFFSFSQANPDNKFDHLIAIIDRVKGTTQFAWEDLANGGDRDFNDLVFTLNFPLATTGISPYQYEVKAVDPDEDYLNYSLIKAPEGALIDQQTGKLLWYPQSLQPGKYEFTVQVEDKRGGVDTQNFFVETLNTAADEILGTVWDDINGNGVRDVSTTPVVELVNNSSQGYYNNKLGDLYPGNPNNPLTANFPGPNNSTGDPTLSFPTAPNISSVNNLGSWLSNPGNAISNGSWSGLQSIPGTWTVNDETAIIYEIDGGNAGISDVKASFGVDNGIFVWVNGQYKLGATASGFSILGEYQLDLGDLAPGKNYIQVLREDHGGGTGYDVRITGTKNNFIEPGLAGVNVYLDLNNNEFLDSNEPTQITTSDNPNTLNIDETGQYKFTGLNPGNYIVREVIPRGYQQTFPGVGIQPDFYTVNLKAGEVVENINFGNQKTGETTPNKPPVFTSAAPTIASVGELLRYDVKATDPDGDRLTFDLPVKPEGMAVDPTTGILIWQPTNKQTGTYDVILRVQDGFGGIALQPFPITVAASNTAPVFVNLPSSLDYLPISFKYNWNLQQINAQYPKGDNLTLGGIPFNIPTDGNNIWHSFYATGTGASTFGRYTGSGRI; translated from the coding sequence ATGGATATCGGATTTAATATTTTTGACCAAGGTAACTCCTACCTCAATTCTCAATATCCACTTTTGGATCAATATCTATTTCCGTCACCTGAGCAATTGGGAAGACTGCCTTCTAGTCTACTGGGGGTCGAAAAACTCGATATTCCGATATTTGCGCCCACCACCCTATCATCGACTTTCACTGTTAACTCTCCTTTATCTGGGTTACATCCGCTAGTAGATACTCTGGTGGGAGCATCACCAGTAGTGAGTGCAGAGGCTGTCAATATCTCACTTTTACAAGTGGGTAAATCCTTTGGTGATTTTCTGCAACAGCCAAATTATCTTGACAGCTTGCAACTTGCCTTTGGCTCAGAGTGGGAAGCAGAAACAGCTACCGCAATTATTACTGATCTAGCTCAGGGTCACAACTTACCTGCCATAGAAGTTGTCACAGGTGAGGAACTACAAGCCCAAGGTGCTTTTAGTCAGCAGACAAATACAATTTATCTAGCACAGGAATTTGTAGCACAGAATCCTACAACTGTGATCGCTAAAGTCCTGACTGAAGAAATTGGACATTATCTAGATTCACAATTAAATCCCATTGACACTCCTGGAGATGAAGGAGAGTTATTTGCAGCCCTAGTTGATGGCATTGAATTAACACCAGCACAACTACAAGCTATTAAAGCAGAAGATGACCACAAGATAGTCACAATTAATGGTCAAACCCTGCTGGTAGAACAATCGGTTAACGAAATTGTTGGTACAAGTGGACGTGATGTTTTAACAGGTACAGCACTGAGCGATCGCATTATTGCTGGTGCTGGTGCAGACTTAATTACAGGTGGATTGGGTGCTGATACATTCGTTTACCAAAACATCAGGGATGCAGGCGATACCATCAAAGATTTTGAACTGCGTCAGGATGTTATTGATGTCAGCCAAGTATTGAGTGGTTTTGGCTATCAAGGATTTAATCCTATTGCTGATGGATACATCCAATTCAGTAATTACACAGGTGGAACAGTCGTTCTCTTAGATAGCGATGGTAAAGGTTCTCTAGCCGCTAGACCATATATATATGTAGAGAAAGTCACACCAACAGACCTGAGTAGCTACCCCAATCACTTCATTCCCAACCCAGGAGAACCACCACAAATCCAAGCTAGTTTAGTCAATGATACAGGGGTAAGTGAAAGCGATCGCCTCACCTTTGACTCGACAATTCAGGGTAAAGTCACCACAACCAGCAGTCTGGTAAGTTTAAAAGCTGGGTTAAATAATCAGCCAGTCACAGCAAATATTTTCGATACCCTACAATCAGATGGCAGTTTTAGTTTGACCTCTGCACGGTTAAGACAAATTAACGGTGGTACTCTTAATGATGGTGCATACACATTAAAACTGCAAGCTACAGATAATCAGGGTAATATCTCTAGTGTCTACAGCTTCAATTTTGTTCTAGACACAACTGCACCAGTTTTAAACTTGCAACTCGACCCTAACTTTGATTCTGCTCCAGTAGGGGATTTGCAAACGAAGTTTGAGAAAGTCAATTTGCTAGGGACAACAGAAGCGAATTTAGCTGTGTCCTTGCAACAAATAGGAGTTAGCAGCACTAGCAATAATTTAGGACAGTTTACTTTTGCTAATATCTCACTGATTCCAGGAAGTAATTTATTTACTGTATTAGCTACAGATTTAGCAGGGAATCAAGGAACGTTTAGTCAAACATTCCAACGCTTGATTCAACCAGTCAACGCCGCACCGACAAATCTCAATCTGAATCCTGCAAGTAGTGCAGAGAATGTTTTAGCGAATAGTCTCATTGGGACATTCACCACAACTGATCCTGATGTTGGTGATACTCATATTTACAGCCTTGTAACTGGTGCAGGCGATACAGATAATGCTGCATTTGCGATCGTTGGTAATGAACTGAGAATTAAACAATCTCCAGACTTTGAAACTAAGTCTGCATATAGTGTGCGGGTAAGAACTCAAGATGCTGGTGGGTTATTTTTTGATAAAGCTTTTAGTATCAGCATTACCAATGTTAACGAAGCACCGACTGCTTTGAAGATTAGTAATAGTGCGATCGCTGAAAATATCCTAGCTAACAGTATCATTGGTACATTCAGCAGTACAGACCCAGATATAAGCGATACTCATAGCTACAGCTTAATTTCCGGTAATGGTGATGCAGATAACGCTGCATTTGCGATCGCTAATAATAAACTGCAAATTAAGCAATCTCCAAATTTTGAGGCTAAATCTGCTTATAGTGTTCGTGTGAGAACCACCGATGCTGGTGGGTTATTCTTTGACAAAGCCTTTGATATTAATATTACCAATGTCAATGAAGCACCGGCGATCGCTCTTCCTCAATCTCAATCCGTTGCAGAGAACACCAATTTAATCATTAATGGCATCAGCATCAGCGATGTCGATGCTGGTAGTGGAAAGTTACAGGTAACTGTGGCTGCAAATCAGGGGGTATTAACTCTTGTTCAAACTACTGAGCTTACTTTTATCACAGGCGATGGTAATACTGACGGTAGTCTAACTTTCACTGGCACTCTCACTGCAATTAACCAAGCACTAACGGGTTTAATTTATCGTGGTAATCCCAGTTTTAGTGGTAACGATACAATTACCGTCACGGTAAATGATTTGGGTAATAGCGGTAGTGGTGGTGCTTTAACTGCTACTAACAGTTTAAATGTGACAGTTAATTCCTCTGGAATTGTGCTGCGAGAAGATAACTTCTTCTTGAGGAATTACGAGCAAAGTATCACTATCCCTGCGACAACATCAGTTTTCAGCTTTACTTATAGCGACCTCAATTTTGATACCACAGACCCAGATAGTATCAAAGATGCTTTTGAAGTTGCTTTAGTGGATGCACAGGGTGACTCTTTGGTACATACCATTAAAGCTAATCGAGATGCTTTCTTGAATATCACTGAGAGTCAAGGTGTAGCTTTAGCTGCTGGCGCGACTATAGAAGGTCAGACAGTCAAGGTGAATTTGGCAGGATTAGCACCAGGAACAGCAAAGGTAATTTTCCGGTTAGTCAATAATGATAGTGATACAAATACGACAGTCCGCTTAAGTAACATCCAAATCTCACCAGCAGCAGGAATTACACCTGTTGCCGTCACTCCAGAGGTGAGTATAGCAGCAGCTAACTCACAGATTAATTTTCAACTACTGTCAGATGTTAGCAGTAGTTTCACCCCTGAATATCGGCGGACATCATTTAATGAAGATACTAAGCTTTTATATGCTGATATTGCAGTTAAGAATGTAGGTACTTATATAGTTGATGCCCCCTTAGTTGTAGGCATAAAATCTTTGAGTGACCCATCTGTGCAGGTAGTGGGAGCAGATGGAATCACACCTGAAGGGTTGCCATTCTTCAATTTGAGCAATTTAGTCGCTGATGGCAGCCTCGACTCCAACGAACAGACACTAGCTCGGACTATCAGTTTCTTCCATCCCCAACAGGTGCAATTTGATTATGAACTAGTGTTCTTAGGGCAGTTAAATATCGCACCTAAGTTTGTTAGTGACCCTGATGTAGAAGCACTGGTCGGTAAGCCTTATATTTATGAGGCTAAAGCGGAAGATGCCAACAAGGACATACTAACTTATTCATTGTTAGTAGCTCCTGAAGGGATGGTAATTGAGAGAGCTACAGGTAAAATTAGTTGGACACCTGCGGCTAGTGCGGTTGGGAACTATAGCGTAACTGTGCAAGTTGCAGATGGTAGGGGTGGGGTTGACCAGCAGGATTTTGTGTTGGGTGTGATGACACCTCCACCTAATCGTTCACCACTGATTATATCTACTCCTATTGTTGATGCTAATGTCAATCAGCAATACAAGTATCAGGTAGTTGCTACTGACCCAGATGGTGATACTTTGGCTTATTCTTTGGCAAAAAATCCCCAAGGAATGCTAATAGATACACAGACGGGATTAATTACTTGGAAACCTCCTGCAAATCAAGTCGGGGAAATAGAAGTTACTTTAAGGGTTCAGGATGATAAAGGAGGTTCAACAGAACAGACTTTTAATATTTTGACCCAACCAGAAAACGGAAATCATGCGCCTGTAATTATCAGTGAACCTCCGAGAGAGTTATTGTTGAGTGGAACCGTATCTGGTTCTCAAAATGATCAAGTTTTCTTAGTTCCTGGCGTGATTGGAAATCAAGTCAAAGGAACTTTTGAGTGGATTTTTGGCGGACTTGGTTTCGGAGACGGTTTTCGTAATGAATTTGGCATTTATAAGGTACTAAATGCTCAAGGTCAGGTAGGAAATTTACTGCCTGATGATGCTGGATATTCACAAAAAGCTCTAGCTTCAAATAACTATCAGGTTATATTTAGAAATAATCAGCAAGCTGGGGCGAAAACAGAGATTAATTTAGAGGCTGGTAGTTTATATGGATTCTATATTATTGCAGATAATACCACTGCAAACTTCGTTTCTCTCAATCCCAACAATCTAATTACTACAGAACCATTAGCGTTTTTCTCTTTTTCTCAAGCTAATCCAGACAATAAATTTGACCATTTAATCGCTATAATAGACCGAGTTAAAGGAACGACACAATTTGCATGGGAAGATTTAGCTAATGGAGGCGACAGAGATTTTAATGATCTAGTTTTTACACTTAACTTTCCTTTAGCAACAACAGGTATATCTCCGTATCAATATGAAGTAAAAGCTGTTGATCCTGATGAAGATTATTTAAATTATTCTCTAATAAAAGCCCCAGAAGGTGCGCTGATTGATCAACAAACAGGCAAGTTATTATGGTATCCCCAATCGTTACAGCCTGGAAAGTATGAATTTACAGTTCAAGTAGAAGATAAACGAGGTGGGGTTGATACTCAAAACTTTTTTGTTGAAACATTGAATACTGCTGCGGATGAAATTCTTGGCACTGTATGGGATGATATTAATGGAAATGGAGTTAGAGATGTTAGTACCACTCCTGTTGTAGAACTAGTTAATAACTCTTCTCAAGGCTACTATAACAATAAGTTAGGTGATTTATATCCGGGTAATCCTAATAATCCTTTGACAGCTAACTTTCCTGGGCCTAATAACTCAACAGGAGACCCAACACTTAGTTTTCCAACAGCACCAAATATTAGTTCTGTAAATAACTTAGGGAGTTGGCTCTCTAACCCTGGTAATGCTATTAGTAATGGTTCTTGGAGTGGTCTGCAATCAATCCCTGGAACTTGGACAGTTAATGATGAAACTGCTATTATCTACGAAATTGATGGTGGCAATGCAGGAATTAGTGATGTAAAAGCCAGTTTTGGCGTAGACAATGGAATTTTTGTTTGGGTTAATGGTCAATATAAATTAGGTGCAACAGCAAGTGGTTTTTCAATTCTTGGTGAGTACCAGCTTGATTTAGGTGATTTAGCTCCTGGTAAAAACTATATTCAAGTTTTACGTGAAGATCACGGAGGTGGTACAGGCTATGATGTCAGAATCACTGGTACTAAAAATAATTTCATTGAACCTGGACTAGCAGGTGTCAATGTTTATCTGGATTTAAATAATAATGAGTTCTTAGACTCAAATGAACCAACTCAAATAACAACATCTGATAACCCGAATACTTTAAATATCGATGAAACAGGACAATACAAGTTCACTGGATTAAACCCAGGAAACTATATTGTGAGAGAAGTAATTCCCCGTGGTTATCAACAGACCTTTCCTGGTGTGGGCATACAACCTGACTTTTATACAGTTAATTTAAAAGCAGGAGAAGTCGTTGAAAACATCAATTTTGGTAATCAAAAAACTGGAGAAACGACACCAAATAAACCGCCAGTATTTACCAGTGCAGCCCCAACGATCGCCTCAGTCGGAGAACTCCTACGCTACGATGTCAAAGCCACAGATCCAGATGGCGATCGCCTCACTTTCGACCTACCTGTAAAACCAGAAGGAATGGCAGTAGATCCAACTACGGGAATTCTCATCTGGCAACCCACTAACAAACAGACGGGAACTTACGATGTCATATTGAGAGTTCAAGATGGGTTTGGAGGAATTGCTCTGCAACCATTCCCAATAACGGTTGCTGCAAGTAACACGGCTCCAGTATTTGTTAATTTACCTTCTAGCTTAGATTATCTTCCGATCAGCTTTAAATACAACTGGAATTTACAACAGATTAATGCTCAATATCCCAAGGGAGATAATTTAACTTTAGGTGGCATTCCCTTCAATATTCCCACAGATGGCAACAATATTTGGCATAGTTTTTATGCTACTGGAACGGGAGCATCCACTTTTGGAAGATATACAGGTTCTGGGAGAATATAA